A part of Lutra lutra chromosome 2, mLutLut1.2, whole genome shotgun sequence genomic DNA contains:
- the LOC125093449 gene encoding spondin-2, which translates to MGAPSHATTWGRALWAVLLTTLGSVASQPLGGESVCTARPLAKYSITFTGKWSQTAFPKQYPLFRPPAQWSSLLGAAHSSDYSLWRKNQYVSDGLRDFAERGEAWALMREMEAAGEKLQSVHEVFSAPAVPSGTGQTSAELEAHSRHSLVSFVVRIVPSPDWFVGVDSLDLCDGDRWREQVAVDLYPYDAGTDSGFTFSSPNFATIPQDTVTEITSSSPSHPANSFYYPRLKSLPPIARVTLVRLRHNPRAFVPPAPGPVGAGGSNEIVDSVSVAETPLDCEVSLWSSWGLCAGPCGKLGAKSRTRYIRVQPANHGAPCPELEEEAECVPDNCV; encoded by the exons ATGGGAGCCCCAAGTCACGCCACCACCTGGGGCAGGGCCCTCTGGGCTGTCCTCCTGACCACACTTGGCTCTGTGGCCAGCCAGCCGCTGGGGGGAGAGTCTGTCTGCACAGCCCGGCCCCTGGCCAAGTACAGCATCACCTTCACGGGCAAGTGGAGCCAGACAGCATTCCCCAAGCAGTACCCCCTGTTTCGGCCCCCCGCACAGTGGTCCTCCCTGCTGG GGGCCGCGCACAGCTCCGACTACAGCTTGTGGAGGAAGAACCAGTACGTCAGCGACGGGCTTAGGGACTTTGCGGAGCGGGGCGAGGCCTGGGCCCTGATGAGGGAGATGGAGGCGGCGGGAGAAAAGCTGCAGAGCGTGCACGAGGTGTTCTCGGCGCCCGCGGTGCCCAGCGGCACGGGACAGACGTCCGCGGAGCTGGAGGCCCACTCGCGACACTCACTG GTGTCCTTCGTGGTCCGCATCGTTCCCAGCCCGGACTGGTTTGTGGGCGTGGACAGTCTGGACCTATGCGACGGGGACCGCTGGAGGGAGCAGGTTGCTGTGGACCTTTACCCGTACGACGCGGGGACCGACAGCGGCTTtaccttctcctcccccaacttCGCGACCATCCCGCAGGACACGGTGACGGAG ATaacctcctcctctcccagccaCCCTGCAAACTCCTTCTACTACCCCCGGCTGAAGTCCCTGCCCCCCATCGCCAGAGTGACCTTGGTGCGACTCCGGCATAACCCCAGGGCCTTCGTCCCGCCCGCCCCAGGCCCCGTGGGCGCTGGCGGGAGCAATGAGATCGTGGACAGCGTCTCAG TTGCAGAAACGCCGCTGGACTGCGAGGTCTCCCTGTGGTCATCCTGGGGGCTGTGTGCAGGTCCATGCGGGAAGCTGGGAGCCAAGAGCAGGACTCGCTACATCCGCGTGCAGCCTGCCAACCATGGGGCACCCTGCCCCGAGCTTGAAGAGGAGGCCGAGTGCGTCCCCGACAACTGTGTCTGA